One Streptomyces sp. NBC_01217 genomic region harbors:
- the sdhC gene encoding succinate dehydrogenase, cytochrome b556 subunit: MPAGTLYRGREGMWSWVAHRVTGVLIFFFLFVHVLDTALVRVSPEAYDEVVATYKTPIVALLEYGLVAAILFHALNGLRIVAVDFWAKGPRYQKQMLWSVVGVWVVLMVGALYPVLGHAVREVFGS; encoded by the coding sequence GTGCCGGCTGGAACGCTGTACCGCGGCCGGGAAGGCATGTGGTCCTGGGTGGCTCATCGAGTCACCGGTGTCCTCATTTTCTTCTTCCTGTTCGTACACGTCCTGGACACCGCTCTCGTCCGCGTCTCCCCCGAGGCGTACGACGAGGTCGTGGCCACGTACAAGACGCCGATCGTCGCGCTCCTCGAATACGGCCTGGTGGCCGCCATTCTCTTCCACGCGCTGAACGGTCTCCGCATCGTCGCCGTGGACTTCTGGGCCAAGGGCCCGCGCTACCAGAAGCAGATGCTCTGGTCCGTCGTGGGTGTCTGGGTCGTGCTGATGGTCGGGGCCCTGTACCCGGTCCTCGGTCACGCCGTACGCGAAGTCTTCGGGAGCTGA
- a CDS encoding MFS transporter yields MPHPLRTRTFRLLFIGRTLSLLGDSAIPTALSLAVYLATGSTGALALVLGCAMVPKLLLLPLGGVVADRFNARTVALTTDLVRCATQLFVGAELLGGSPALWQIALAEAIGGAAGAFAMPTVSPLIRGTVAESGLLRANSLMAVAGSATRLGGPALAGALILTAGPGWAFVLDGASFAVSAALLFAMKVRHVPIPRRSLLTDLREGWSEVRNRDWYWTSLIAHAAWNGAAAVLMTVGPALFVRELGGKGVWVALLQTGAVGLLLGSLLAGRARPRRPVPTANLGLATYALPLGLLAVHAPVALTIAAYGVAQAGLGFLGPVWETSVQSAVPAHALARVTSYDWLLSLAAMPLGYALAPLAASAWGAEVPLAVAAAVVGAACLATAAVPGVRRFRAPGRTEERVAEVAA; encoded by the coding sequence ATGCCGCACCCTCTGCGCACACGCACCTTCCGCCTGCTCTTCATCGGACGCACCCTCTCCCTCCTCGGCGACTCCGCCATCCCCACCGCCCTCTCCCTGGCCGTCTATCTGGCCACCGGCTCGACCGGCGCACTCGCCCTGGTTCTGGGCTGCGCGATGGTCCCCAAGCTCCTCCTGCTGCCACTGGGCGGCGTCGTCGCCGACCGCTTCAACGCCCGTACGGTCGCGCTCACCACCGATCTCGTACGGTGCGCGACCCAGCTCTTCGTCGGCGCGGAGCTGCTCGGCGGCTCGCCCGCGCTCTGGCAGATCGCCCTCGCCGAGGCGATCGGCGGCGCCGCCGGGGCGTTCGCGATGCCGACCGTGTCACCGCTGATCCGCGGCACCGTGGCGGAGTCGGGGCTGCTTCGCGCCAACTCGCTGATGGCGGTGGCCGGCAGCGCGACCCGGCTCGGCGGCCCGGCGCTGGCCGGGGCCCTGATCCTCACCGCAGGCCCCGGCTGGGCCTTCGTGCTGGACGGCGCGAGTTTCGCGGTGAGCGCGGCACTGCTCTTCGCCATGAAGGTGCGTCACGTGCCCATCCCGCGGCGCTCCCTGCTCACCGACCTCAGGGAGGGCTGGAGCGAGGTCCGGAACCGCGACTGGTACTGGACGAGCCTGATCGCCCACGCGGCGTGGAACGGCGCGGCAGCCGTCCTGATGACCGTGGGCCCCGCACTCTTCGTCCGGGAACTGGGCGGCAAGGGGGTCTGGGTCGCCCTCCTCCAGACCGGCGCGGTCGGCCTGCTCCTCGGCTCGCTGCTGGCCGGCCGGGCCCGCCCCCGCCGCCCGGTCCCGACCGCCAACCTGGGCCTCGCCACGTACGCCCTCCCGCTCGGCCTCCTCGCCGTCCACGCGCCGGTCGCGCTGACCATCGCGGCATACGGCGTCGCCCAGGCCGGCCTGGGCTTCCTCGGCCCAGTCTGGGAGACCTCGGTCCAGTCCGCCGTACCCGCGCACGCCCTGGCCCGCGTGACCTCGTACGACTGGCTGCTCTCCCTCGCCGCGATGCCGCTCGGCTATGCCCTGGCGCCGCTCGCCGCCTCGGCCTGGGGCGCCGAAGTCCCCCTGGCCGTCGCCGCGGCGGTGGTCGGCGCGGCCTGTCTGGCGACGGCCGCGGTGCCGGGCGTACGGCGCTTCAGGGCGCCCGGCCGGACGGAGGAACGAGTCGCCGAAGTAGCGGCTTGA
- a CDS encoding RNA-guided endonuclease InsQ/TnpB family protein: MMRAYKFRLRPTVGQAIALGEMLRDHCSLYNGALQERRDAYRHVSKTSVKYGDQSAQLKDIRTFDPERQGRWSFSSQQATLRRLDKAMQAFFRRVKAGQTPGYPRFKGVGHFDTVVFPKDGDGCRWDSTPHDAQTRVRLQGVGHVRVHQHRPVRGRVKTVGIKREGKHWYVILACDDVPAEPLPATGSIVGIDMGVTHFLTTSNGEHIANPRFLQASADELAEAQRHLATFPKRTRRRTKKHRAAARKVAKLHARIRRQRLDHHHKTALALIREHDVIGHERLNTAGMTRTPKARPDPEQPGSFLPNGAAAKAGLNRSILDAGWGIFLGILAQKAESAARQVIPVDARNTSRTCPECGHVGAENRPAQEKFECTVCGFLANADHVGALNVLSRAGLALCTAA, translated from the coding sequence ATGATGCGTGCGTACAAGTTCCGGCTTCGCCCCACCGTGGGTCAGGCGATCGCGCTTGGCGAGATGCTGCGGGATCACTGCTCCCTCTACAACGGTGCGCTGCAAGAGCGCCGGGACGCCTACCGGCATGTCTCGAAGACGAGTGTCAAGTACGGTGACCAGTCCGCCCAGCTGAAGGACATCCGCACCTTCGACCCGGAGCGTCAGGGGCGCTGGTCGTTCTCTTCTCAGCAGGCCACGCTCAGGCGTCTGGACAAGGCGATGCAGGCGTTCTTCCGGCGTGTGAAGGCCGGGCAGACGCCGGGATACCCGCGCTTCAAGGGCGTGGGCCACTTCGACACCGTGGTGTTCCCCAAGGACGGGGACGGCTGCCGCTGGGACTCCACGCCGCACGATGCGCAGACCCGCGTCCGGCTCCAAGGTGTCGGGCACGTCCGTGTCCATCAGCACCGGCCCGTGCGCGGCCGGGTCAAAACGGTCGGCATCAAGCGTGAGGGCAAGCACTGGTACGTGATCCTCGCCTGTGACGACGTTCCCGCCGAGCCGCTGCCCGCAACCGGCAGCATCGTCGGTATCGACATGGGCGTCACACACTTTCTCACCACGTCCAACGGTGAGCACATCGCGAACCCGCGCTTCCTTCAGGCCTCCGCCGACGAGCTGGCCGAAGCACAACGTCACCTGGCGACGTTCCCGAAGCGGACCCGCCGCCGTACGAAGAAGCACCGGGCGGCAGCCCGGAAGGTCGCCAAGCTGCACGCCAGGATCCGGCGTCAGCGGCTCGACCACCACCACAAGACCGCCCTCGCCCTGATCCGTGAACACGACGTGATCGGGCACGAGCGGCTGAACACTGCGGGCATGACCCGCACCCCCAAGGCCAGGCCTGACCCCGAGCAGCCCGGCAGCTTCCTGCCGAACGGTGCCGCCGCGAAGGCCGGACTCAACCGCAGCATCCTGGACGCGGGTTGGGGCATCTTCCTGGGAATCCTGGCGCAGAAGGCTGAGAGTGCCGCTCGCCAAGTGATCCCAGTGGATGCCCGCAACACCTCCCGCACCTGCCCCGAATGCGGGCACGTGGGCGCGGAGAACCGCCCCGCACAAGAAAAGTTTGAGTGCACCGTGTGCGGCTTCCTCGCGAACGCCGACCACGTCGGCGCACTCAATGTGCTCAGTAGGGCCGGGCTGGCCCTCTGCACGGCGGCTTAG
- a CDS encoding succinate dehydrogenase iron-sulfur subunit: MATPTLEKVEAESAASPYITVTFRIRRFNPEVSDEAQWQDFQIEIDPKERVLDALHKIKWDVDGTLTFRRSCAHGICGSDAMRINGKNRLACKTLIKDINPEKPITVEAIKGLTVLKDLVVDMDPFFQAYRDVMPFLITKGNEPTRERLQSAEDRERFDDTTKCILCAACTSSCPVFWNDGQYFGPAAIVNAHRFIFDSRDEGGEQRLEILNDRDGVWRCRTTFNCTDACPRGIEVTKAIQEVKRALITRRF; encoded by the coding sequence ATGGCTACCCCGACTCTGGAAAAGGTCGAGGCGGAGTCCGCCGCGTCCCCGTACATCACGGTCACCTTCCGGATCCGCCGCTTCAACCCCGAGGTCTCCGACGAGGCCCAGTGGCAGGACTTCCAGATCGAGATCGACCCGAAGGAGCGTGTTCTCGACGCCCTTCACAAGATCAAGTGGGACGTCGACGGCACGCTGACGTTCCGTCGCTCCTGCGCGCACGGCATCTGCGGCTCCGACGCGATGCGGATCAACGGCAAGAACAGGCTCGCCTGCAAGACGCTGATCAAGGACATCAACCCGGAGAAGCCGATCACGGTCGAGGCCATAAAGGGCCTCACGGTCCTCAAGGACCTCGTGGTCGACATGGACCCGTTCTTCCAGGCCTACCGCGATGTCATGCCCTTCCTCATCACCAAGGGGAACGAGCCGACCCGCGAGCGTCTGCAGTCCGCCGAGGACCGCGAGCGCTTCGACGACACCACCAAGTGCATCCTGTGCGCCGCGTGCACGTCCTCGTGCCCGGTGTTCTGGAACGACGGCCAGTACTTCGGCCCGGCGGCGATCGTCAACGCGCACCGCTTCATCTTCGACTCGCGCGACGAGGGCGGCGAGCAGCGCCTGGAGATCCTCAACGACCGTGACGGGGTGTGGCGTTGCCGCACCACCTTCAACTGCACGGACGCCTGCCCCCGTGGCATCGAGGTCACCAAGGCGATCCAGGAGGTCAAGCGGGCGCTGATCACGCGCCGCTTCTGA
- a CDS encoding RNA polymerase sigma factor, whose product MLGDDAELTAAVLAAQDGDEDAFRTVYRAVQPRLLGYIRTLVGDPDAEDVASESWLQIARDLDRFSGDADRFRGWAARIARNRALDHLRMRGRRPAIGGDESELSERAAESDTADEAMEALATGRTMSLIAQLPQDQAEAVVLRVVVGLDAKSAAQTLGKRPGAVRTAAHRGLKRLAELLHTDGTESAEGRTGDRGGGGGDGRADGGAGIAADRVPADPSAPRGSAAGRTAELGAVPAQRPSRNGLVAPAGVTHSRLWTQKDM is encoded by the coding sequence GTGCTGGGGGACGACGCGGAGCTCACTGCCGCGGTGCTCGCGGCGCAGGACGGGGACGAGGACGCCTTCCGTACTGTGTACCGCGCGGTGCAGCCGCGGCTGCTGGGCTACATACGGACACTGGTGGGTGATCCGGACGCCGAGGACGTGGCGTCCGAGTCCTGGCTGCAGATAGCGCGCGACCTCGACCGGTTCAGCGGCGACGCCGACCGCTTTCGCGGGTGGGCGGCGCGGATAGCCCGCAACCGTGCCCTGGACCATCTGCGGATGCGCGGCAGGCGCCCCGCGATCGGCGGCGACGAGTCGGAGCTGTCGGAGAGGGCGGCCGAGTCCGACACCGCCGACGAGGCGATGGAGGCGCTGGCCACCGGCCGTACGATGTCGCTCATCGCCCAGCTGCCGCAGGACCAGGCCGAGGCCGTGGTGCTGCGGGTGGTCGTCGGCCTGGACGCGAAGAGCGCGGCGCAGACGCTGGGCAAACGGCCGGGAGCGGTACGCACCGCGGCGCACCGGGGACTGAAGCGGCTGGCCGAACTGCTGCACACGGACGGCACGGAGAGCGCCGAAGGCCGCACCGGTGACAGGGGCGGCGGGGGCGGCGACGGTCGTGCCGACGGCGGTGCGGGCATTGCCGCGGACCGGGTTCCGGCGGATCCGTCCGCCCCTCGCGGGAGCGCGGCGGGCCGGACGGCGGAACTGGGCGCCGTGCCCGCCCAGCGCCCCTCCCGCAACGGTCTGGTGGCGCCGGCCGGTGTGACGCATTCGCGTCTGTGGACGCAGAAGGACATGTGA
- a CDS encoding succinate dehydrogenase hydrophobic membrane anchor subunit, with protein sequence MSTESSATIGSVEGVSLYDIDNPAPVIEPPRKRTGKTPKGSRTNFEMYAWLFMRLSGIVLVVLVIGHLLIQLVLDGGVSKIGFAFVAGRWASPFWQVWDLAMLWLAMLHGANGLRTVINDYAERDNTRFWLKMLLYTATVFTVLLGTLVIFTFDPNIR encoded by the coding sequence ATGTCCACCGAGTCCTCCGCCACCATCGGCTCCGTCGAGGGCGTAAGCCTCTACGACATCGACAACCCGGCCCCCGTCATCGAGCCGCCGCGCAAGCGGACCGGCAAGACACCCAAGGGTTCGCGCACCAACTTCGAGATGTACGCCTGGCTCTTCATGCGCCTGTCGGGCATCGTCCTTGTCGTCCTGGTCATCGGCCACCTGCTGATCCAGCTCGTGCTGGACGGCGGCGTCTCCAAGATCGGCTTCGCCTTCGTGGCGGGCCGCTGGGCCTCGCCGTTCTGGCAGGTCTGGGACCTGGCGATGCTGTGGCTGGCCATGCTGCACGGCGCCAACGGCCTCCGTACGGTCATCAACGACTACGCCGAACGGGACAACACCCGCTTCTGGCTGAAGATGCTCCTGTACACCGCCACGGTGTTCACCGTCCTGCTGGGCACGCTGGTGATCTTCACCTTCGACCCGAACATCCGCTAG
- a CDS encoding beta-N-acetylhexosaminidase, translating into MSPSRGALVAGAVLTAAAAATIAVVVWPESSDSGLAGESGSRSPEQATAAPSPTRSYPLSTAPRTIPAVREHIAARGPGWRPTAAAGVVIAPGSGTLADEGQLIAKELKIHYRGDVPARAGDVELALTPGKGTPESYTLRTYDGRVTISGPDQAGVFYGTRTLKQSVRADGAMPEGEVRDRPDRPQRGLNLDIARKYYTVAWIEDRLREMADLKLNQFGLHFSDDQAFRIQSDTHPEIVAPQHLTKAEVRQILGLADRLHIQVVPEIDSPGHLGAVLRAHPDLQLRNVSGVGSTGSIDISNPGAAKLIDELLEEFTGLFNGRYWHLGADEYRALMAKDPAASYPQLQRAAQQKYGAQAGIKDLATGWLNDRAAVVRPHGKQPKAWNDGFFRGGVVHADKDIEVEYWTGREYGARPPQEYLSEGRPVVNLNDEFLYYVLGQPNNFIYPTGRRIYEQWTPLVLRGTQPVPARYSGQILGGRFAVWGDLPQAQTAAQVAAGIRMPLRATAQKLWAPGRPALSWDQFRALATRIDGVG; encoded by the coding sequence ATGTCGCCCTCACGCGGCGCTCTTGTGGCCGGTGCGGTCCTCACCGCGGCGGCCGCCGCGACGATCGCCGTTGTCGTCTGGCCCGAAAGCTCCGACAGCGGACTGGCCGGGGAGTCGGGCTCCCGGTCCCCCGAGCAGGCCACGGCCGCCCCCTCGCCGACCCGGAGCTACCCGCTCTCCACCGCGCCCCGCACCATCCCCGCCGTACGCGAGCACATCGCCGCCCGCGGTCCCGGCTGGCGGCCGACGGCGGCCGCCGGGGTCGTCATCGCCCCGGGCAGCGGGACGCTCGCGGACGAGGGGCAGCTGATCGCCAAGGAGCTGAAGATCCACTACCGGGGTGACGTACCCGCCCGCGCGGGCGACGTGGAGCTGGCCCTCACCCCGGGCAAGGGCACCCCCGAGTCGTACACCCTCAGGACGTACGACGGACGGGTCACGATCAGCGGACCCGACCAGGCCGGTGTCTTCTACGGAACCCGCACCCTGAAACAGTCGGTGCGCGCCGACGGCGCCATGCCCGAGGGCGAGGTGCGCGACCGCCCCGACCGGCCGCAGCGCGGCCTCAACCTCGACATCGCGCGCAAGTACTACACGGTCGCCTGGATCGAGGACCGGCTGCGCGAGATGGCCGACCTCAAGCTCAACCAGTTCGGTCTGCACTTCTCCGACGACCAGGCGTTCCGCATCCAGTCCGACACCCACCCCGAAATCGTGGCGCCGCAGCACCTCACCAAGGCGGAGGTGCGGCAGATCCTCGGCCTCGCGGACCGGCTGCACATCCAGGTCGTCCCCGAGATCGACTCCCCGGGTCATCTCGGCGCGGTGCTGCGCGCCCACCCCGACCTCCAGCTGCGCAATGTGTCGGGGGTGGGCTCGACGGGATCGATCGACATCTCCAACCCGGGCGCGGCGAAGCTCATCGACGAACTCCTCGAAGAGTTCACCGGGCTGTTCAACGGGCGCTACTGGCATCTGGGCGCCGACGAGTACCGGGCGCTGATGGCGAAGGACCCGGCCGCCTCGTATCCGCAGCTGCAGCGCGCCGCCCAGCAGAAGTACGGAGCGCAGGCCGGCATCAAGGATCTCGCCACCGGCTGGCTGAATGACCGCGCGGCGGTGGTGCGGCCCCACGGCAAGCAGCCCAAGGCCTGGAACGACGGCTTCTTCCGCGGCGGAGTCGTCCACGCCGACAAGGACATCGAGGTCGAGTACTGGACGGGCAGGGAGTACGGCGCCCGGCCGCCGCAGGAGTATCTGAGCGAGGGCCGGCCCGTGGTGAACCTCAACGACGAGTTCCTCTATTACGTGCTCGGCCAGCCCAACAACTTCATCTACCCGACGGGCCGGCGGATCTACGAACAGTGGACCCCGCTCGTCCTGCGCGGCACCCAGCCGGTCCCGGCGCGCTACTCCGGCCAGATCCTCGGCGGCCGGTTCGCGGTCTGGGGCGACCTCCCGCAGGCGCAGACCGCGGCACAGGTGGCGGCAGGGATCCGGATGCCGCTGCGGGCGACCGCCCAGAAGCTGTGGGCCCCGGGCAGACCGGCGCTGAGCTGGGATCAGTTCCGGGCGCTGGCCACCCGGATCGACGGGGTGGGCTGA
- a CDS encoding 2-oxo-4-hydroxy-4-carboxy-5-ureidoimidazoline decarboxylase — MGQPATRTAVPVQSSGPALARSAAPGLDRFNTAPPAEAETALLDCFGSHRWAHRVAAHRPYPDLGALLAAADEAGYDLSPADLAEALAAEVSPGLHDTAPHSAHLALRAAHAAYECRFGHVFVICLDAFEPAEQPDQVLAGIRARLGHEPDQERVVTAEEMRRLARGRIIRLVSGS, encoded by the coding sequence CTGGGGCAACCGGCCACCCGGACGGCCGTACCCGTCCAGAGTTCCGGCCCGGCACTTGCCCGGAGCGCCGCCCCGGGCCTCGACCGCTTCAACACCGCACCGCCCGCCGAGGCCGAGACCGCCCTGCTGGACTGCTTCGGCAGCCACCGCTGGGCGCACCGGGTGGCCGCCCACCGTCCGTACCCCGACCTCGGCGCGCTGCTGGCCGCCGCCGACGAGGCAGGTTACGACCTGTCACCGGCGGATCTCGCCGAGGCGCTCGCCGCCGAGGTCTCCCCCGGGCTGCACGACACCGCGCCGCACTCCGCCCACCTCGCGCTGCGGGCGGCGCACGCGGCGTACGAGTGCCGCTTCGGCCATGTCTTCGTGATCTGCCTCGACGCATTCGAGCCCGCCGAACAGCCGGACCAGGTGCTCGCCGGAATCCGCGCCAGACTGGGCCACGAGCCCGACCAGGAACGGGTCGTCACCGCGGAGGAGATGCGGCGACTCGCCCGGGGCCGCATCATCCGGCTGGTCTCGGGTTCGTAA
- a CDS encoding MarR family winged helix-turn-helix transcriptional regulator yields MERRDWTDGHVERWKPVLPGLDPDVEGAVTRMKKLSVHLRRVREQSLADFDLDRQEFDTLHKLAGRGGKAAPSELAADLDLAPASVTGRLDALERRGFVRRTPSTTDRRRVDVELTDEGRATWLGAMDVLGHEEDRLLGILDKDERTLLNDMLRRIMVVAEDRGGAEWD; encoded by the coding sequence ATGGAGCGACGCGACTGGACCGACGGACATGTGGAGCGCTGGAAGCCCGTTCTTCCCGGCCTCGATCCCGATGTCGAGGGCGCGGTGACCCGGATGAAGAAACTCTCCGTCCATCTGCGCCGGGTTCGCGAACAGTCCCTGGCCGACTTCGACCTGGACCGCCAGGAGTTCGACACGCTCCACAAGCTGGCCGGACGTGGCGGGAAGGCGGCCCCCTCCGAACTGGCCGCCGACCTCGACCTCGCGCCCGCCTCCGTCACCGGCCGGCTGGACGCGCTCGAACGGCGCGGCTTCGTCCGCCGCACGCCCTCCACCACCGACCGCCGGAGGGTCGATGTGGAACTCACCGACGAGGGCCGCGCGACCTGGCTGGGCGCGATGGACGTCCTCGGCCACGAGGAGGACCGGCTGCTCGGCATCCTCGACAAGGACGAACGCACCCTGCTCAACGACATGCTGCGGCGCATCATGGTGGTCGCCGAGGACCGGGGCGGCGCCGAGTGGGACTGA
- the sdhA gene encoding succinate dehydrogenase flavoprotein subunit — MQIHKYDTVIVGAGGAGMRAAIESTKRSRTAVLTKLYPTRSHTGAAQGGMAAALANVEEDNWEWHTFDTIKGGDYLVDQDAAEILAKEAIDSVLDLEKMGLPFNRTPEGKIDQRRFGGHSRNHGEAPVRRSCYASDRTGHMILQTLYQNCVKEGVEFFNEFYVLDLLLQEDPETGLKKSAGVVAYELATGEIHVFQAKAIIFASGGTGKFFKVTSNAHTLTGDGQAAAYRRGLPLEDMEFFQFHPTGIWRMGILLTEGARGEGGILRNKDGERFMEKYAPVMKDLASRDVVSRSIYTEIREGRGCGPEGDHVYLDLTHLPPEQLDAKLPDITEFARTYLGIEPYTDPIPIQPTAHYAMGGIPTNVQGEVLADNTTVVPGLYAAGEVACVSVHGANRLGTNSLLDINVFGRRSGIAAAEYSAKNDYVELPENPAQLVIDQVERLRNSTGTERVATLRLELQECMDANVMVFRTEQTIKTAVDKIAELRKRYLNVSIQDKGKRFNTDLLEAIELGNLLDLAEVMATSALARKESRGGHYREDYPNRDDVNFMRHTMAYREVAADGTESIRLDYKPVVQTRYQPMERKY; from the coding sequence ATGCAGATCCACAAGTACGACACCGTCATCGTCGGCGCCGGCGGCGCAGGCATGCGCGCGGCCATCGAGTCGACGAAGCGCAGCCGCACCGCCGTGCTCACGAAGCTGTACCCGACCCGCTCCCACACGGGCGCCGCGCAGGGCGGCATGGCCGCCGCGCTCGCCAACGTGGAGGAGGACAACTGGGAGTGGCACACCTTCGACACGATCAAGGGCGGCGACTACCTGGTCGACCAGGACGCCGCCGAGATCCTGGCGAAGGAGGCCATCGACTCCGTTCTCGACCTGGAGAAGATGGGCCTGCCCTTCAACCGCACGCCCGAGGGCAAGATCGACCAGCGTCGCTTCGGCGGCCACAGCCGTAACCACGGCGAGGCCCCGGTCCGCCGGTCCTGCTACGCCTCGGACCGCACCGGCCACATGATCCTCCAGACGCTTTACCAGAACTGCGTCAAGGAGGGTGTGGAGTTCTTCAACGAGTTCTACGTCCTGGACCTCCTGCTCCAGGAGGACCCCGAGACCGGGCTGAAGAAGTCCGCGGGCGTCGTCGCGTACGAGCTGGCGACCGGCGAGATCCACGTCTTCCAGGCGAAGGCGATCATCTTCGCCTCCGGCGGCACCGGCAAGTTCTTCAAGGTGACGTCGAACGCGCACACCCTGACCGGTGACGGCCAGGCCGCCGCGTACCGCCGCGGTCTGCCGCTGGAGGACATGGAGTTCTTCCAGTTCCACCCGACGGGCATCTGGCGCATGGGCATCCTGCTGACGGAGGGCGCCCGCGGTGAGGGCGGCATCCTCCGCAACAAGGACGGCGAGCGCTTCATGGAGAAGTACGCGCCCGTCATGAAGGACCTCGCGTCCCGTGACGTCGTGTCCCGCTCCATCTACACGGAGATCCGTGAGGGCCGCGGCTGCGGTCCCGAGGGCGACCACGTCTACCTCGACCTCACGCACCTGCCGCCGGAGCAGCTGGACGCGAAGCTCCCGGACATCACCGAGTTCGCGCGTACGTACCTCGGCATCGAGCCCTACACGGACCCGATCCCGATCCAGCCGACCGCGCACTACGCCATGGGCGGCATCCCGACCAACGTCCAGGGCGAGGTGCTGGCCGACAACACCACCGTCGTCCCGGGCCTGTACGCCGCCGGCGAGGTCGCGTGCGTCTCCGTGCACGGCGCCAACCGTCTGGGCACCAACTCGCTGCTCGACATCAACGTCTTCGGACGCCGGTCGGGCATCGCCGCCGCCGAGTACTCCGCGAAGAACGACTACGTCGAGCTTCCCGAGAACCCGGCGCAGCTGGTCATCGACCAGGTCGAGCGGCTGCGCAACTCGACGGGCACCGAGCGGGTCGCGACGCTCCGTCTGGAGCTGCAGGAGTGCATGGACGCCAATGTGATGGTGTTCCGTACCGAGCAGACCATCAAGACGGCCGTCGACAAGATCGCCGAGCTGCGCAAGCGCTACCTCAACGTGTCCATCCAGGACAAGGGCAAGCGGTTCAACACCGACCTCCTGGAGGCCATCGAGCTGGGCAACCTGCTCGACCTGGCCGAGGTCATGGCGACCTCGGCCCTGGCCCGCAAGGAGTCCCGCGGCGGTCACTACCGCGAGGACTACCCGAACCGCGACGACGTCAACTTCATGCGCCACACCATGGCGTACCGCGAGGTCGCGGCCGACGGCACCGAGTCGATCCGGCTCGACTACAAGCCGGTCGTCCAGACCCGCTACCAGCCGATGGAGCGTAAGTACTGA
- a CDS encoding RNA polymerase sigma factor has translation MGTGGEQRRRQMYDAELGDAVERAQRGDKDAFAVAYRMVQPGLLGYVRGLVGDDAEDVTSDAWLEIARDLGRFRGDGAGFRGWTAMIARHRALDHLRKLKRRPRTALIEQDVLQLPGSHDTAAAALETLSTRAALEIIGTLPREQAEAVLLRVVVGLDGPAAARVLGKRVGAVRTSSYRGLKRLAEQLSWGGGTGAVTNGARRTLSDEA, from the coding sequence TTGGGCACGGGCGGGGAGCAGCGCCGCAGGCAGATGTACGACGCCGAGCTCGGCGATGCCGTCGAGCGTGCCCAGCGGGGGGACAAGGACGCCTTCGCCGTCGCGTACCGGATGGTGCAGCCCGGCCTCCTCGGCTACGTACGCGGACTGGTCGGAGACGACGCCGAGGACGTGACCTCCGACGCCTGGCTGGAGATAGCCCGTGATCTGGGACGGTTCCGCGGTGACGGAGCAGGGTTTCGCGGCTGGACCGCGATGATCGCCCGTCACCGTGCGCTCGACCACCTGAGGAAGCTGAAACGGCGGCCCCGTACCGCCTTGATCGAACAGGACGTGCTTCAGCTGCCCGGCAGCCACGACACGGCCGCCGCGGCGCTGGAGACCCTCTCCACCCGGGCGGCGCTGGAGATCATCGGCACGCTGCCGCGCGAGCAGGCCGAGGCCGTACTTCTGCGGGTGGTCGTCGGACTGGACGGTCCTGCGGCGGCGCGCGTGCTCGGCAAGCGTGTGGGGGCGGTGCGCACGTCCTCCTACCGGGGGCTCAAGAGGCTGGCGGAGCAGTTGTCCTGGGGCGGCGGGACCGGCGCTGTGACGAACGGGGCGCGTCGTACGCTGAGTGATGAAGCATGA